TACGAGCCCAGCGTCTCTTTAAAGTGATCGCTCAAGAGCTCGTAGTGGCTCAGAACGGACACGTAGTAGTTGCGCGCATGATTCCGGACGAGCTCCTCGCCACGCTTGTCGTTGCGGTGGCAGACCATCACGTCACCGGTCACGAGCGGAGGCGCGGCGGTGCCGTGGTGCGAGGCGAAGCTCTCGCGATAACGGTTGACCTCGTCGACCGCGGTCTCCCACGGCGCCGCCGCGAACTTCATCGCGCCGAGACCCAGCCGCGCGGCGACGTCGACCGACGCCGGAGATGTGCCGACCATGTACGAGCGGCCGACGAAGCTCTTGAACGGCCGCGGCCGGATCTCCACCCGGGGCTGGGGGTAGTGCGGGCCCTCACCTTCGATGAAGCCCGTATCCAGCGCACCCAGCACCATCGTCGCGGCCTCGTCGAAGCGGTCCCGGGACTCGGACATGCTCGTCCGGAACGCCGCGAACTCCTTGCGTGCGAGCCCTCGGCCGATTCCCAGAACCGCCCGGCCGTCGCTGAGGTAATCCAGCATCGTGATCTTCTCGGCCACCCGGACGGGGTCGTTCCACGGGAGGATGAACGCCGAGGGGAACAGCTCGATCCGGCTCGTCCGCGCTGCCACATAGCTAAGGAACTGGGCGTTGTCCGGACAGAACGCATAGTCATTGAAGTGATGTTCGACCGCCATGACCCGGTCGAATCCCATCGCCTCGGCGTCGAGCGCAAGCTTAAGTTCGTTCCGGTAGATCTGCGCGTCGTCTGTGGCGCTGTTACCGGTGAACATGCACAGCAAATTTACCCGCATGCAGGATTCCCTTCTCATCGACAGAGCGCGGACGCGAATCGCCCGTATCGCACGTAAATGAACCCTCGCAGCGGTGTCGGCGGAAAGTACCGGGAGGAATCCCCGACGCGGTACCCGATCGAGGTGACCGCGGGCCGCACCGCCGGCCCGGCGAGCCGCATGGCGGCAAGGGGCATGACCAGGTCCGCTCCGGCGGCGAGCGGCCGGCGCCGGTGATCGGGAGAGTGGAGATGCCGCGCGTCCACAGGGGCCGTAGTATCCAACGGCGGATAACCGGGGCTAGTGCCAGGATGTGACGTGAGCTTTGAAATCGGAGCCTGGCTCGGGACCGAACCGATCACCGCGCAGGAGGCCCTTCGCCGGTATCTCGCCTGGGGCGAGGGCGACGCCGTGCCCGGTGAGCCGCGCCCGGAGGTGGTGGCCTTCTACGAGGAGCTGACGGTGGTCTTCCCCGACCTCACCGCCGACAACTACGGTGCCTCGCCATGGTCCGAGCCGCTGACCGTGAGTGAGGACTTCGTGCTGATGAACGTGGTCTTCCCCCGTGCCGGAGAGGTGTGCCGCGTGGTGCTGGAAATGGCGCGGCGGCATCGGCTCGTGCTTTTCGAACCGTAGGTCTCCGCCTTCGCGGGCCGTTGTCCGTCCACCGGACAGGTCATTCGCGCCAAAGGCATCGCTGGTCACGGCTGCCAATCGCATACCGGTTCGAGTAACGGGTGGCGTCGCCGTTGCCGGAGGTCCGTCTTCCGGCGGACATCCGGGGGTGTCTCACCTTATGAATGGCGGAGAGTGATTCCGGCCGGGTCTGCCGACCGATAGCAGCATGTCCTCGTAAGAGGGATATGTCGGAAGTTACGGTGAGTATAACGGCGGAAGGAATGCGCCCTTCCCGGTGAGAAGAAAATAACTATCCGAACGTCTGTAATTCCCGCCAAAGCGTTTACTATGATGACACGCAGTCATCTGCTGGCCGGGCCTCCCGGAGACGGAGATCTCGCTGTGATCTTGGATAAGTCGTCGGTTCCGGTCGAGACGGTCAATTTCCACCTCTGGCAGCCCTGCAATATGAGCTGCGGGTTTTGTTTCGCCGCCTTCCGGGACGTCAGGCGGACGGTCCTTCCCGAGGGGCACCTTTCCCGTGCCGACGCCGAGAGTGTCGTGGTCAAGCTGGCGGAGGCGGGGTTCAGGAAGATCACCTTCGCGGGCGGCGAACCGCTGCTCTGTCCCTGGATCGCCGACCTGGTCCGGCTTGCCAGCGAGATGGGCCTGGCCACGTCGCTGGTCACCAACGGCAGCCTCCTCGACGACGGGGTCATCGACCGTCTCCGGGGGACACTCGACTGGGTCACCATCAGCATCGACAGCCTCAAACCCCCGGTGCTGCAGGTTCTCGGCCGCCGGACGGCGGGCAGGGTGATCGACGGGCATGGTTATCGTATGCTTTGCCACAATGTGAAAACGTCCGGATTTCGGCTCAAGGTGAATACGGTTGTGACCTCGGTGAACTGGCGAGAGGACATGTCCGAATTCATTATTGAGTCACGTCCGGAAAGATGGAAGATATTCCAGGTCCTGCCCGTCCAGGGGCAGAACTCCGCGAAGGTCGGCCCCCTTCTTGTCACACCGGAGCAGTTCGAGGCGTTCGTCGCCAGAAATCTCCGCGTGGAGCTTCACGACATCCATGTCGTCCCCGAGAACAATGACGCGATGACCGGTAGTTACGCCATGGTCGACCCGGCGGGGCGCTTCTTCGACGCGGTCGATCCGCACGGCTATACCTACAGCGACTCCATTCTCCAGGTCGGGGTGGCCGCGGCCATTTCCCAGATCGTCATCAGCAGGGAGAAGTTCTTGGCTCGTGGCGGCCTTTACGGCGACGCCTTGTTCGACGCCGCCGACCCGGCCGGTGTGCGATGAGTACGCTCCCGGCGCGGCGGGAGGAACGCCACACCGGCGTTCCCGAGGCGGAGCGGCACACGTACGCGGAGCTGATGCTTCCGATCAAGGACGAGGACGGCGAGTGCTTCCTGGTCGAGCTGGACGAGCACGGTCACCCGGTCCTTCCCAAGGTGCGGCTTGAGAAGATCGCCGGCACCGACGAGCTTCCCGGCATCGTGAGCCGGGAGGTGAGGAATCAACTTGATCTGGAGGTCGGCTACCTCGGGCTGCTCACGTTCGAGGGCATCTGGCCCTCGCTCTCGATGACCGTGGTGGCCTCGGTCCAGACCGCGCCCCCCGGCTCCCGGTTCAAGTCGTTGAACCTCTCCGAGGTCAAGGCCCGGAGCATGGGCCTGCGGCATCGGGAGCTTTTCGAGACCGCTCACCGGTGGTACGAGGCCGAACGTTCCGCGGTGGAGCTGATCCACGACGTGGGCCGTTCGTTCGACAGCGCGCTGAATCTGCTCTCGCACCGGCGTTCGACGGAAGGCGACCGGCAGGGGTGGGAACAGTACTTCCGCGCCAACTCCATCGGAACCCTTTCCACGGCCGATGGGATCCTGGCCGCCCTGCACGCCGGAGCCGGTTACGAACTGATCGAAAAGCCTCTTGAGGCGCTGCGCGGACTGCAGACCCCGGCGGGAGGCTGGGGAATCAGGCGCTCGCTCGTCGGGACGAGCGACATCCCGATCACGGAGTGCACCTGCGCCTGCCTGTGGGCCTTCCACAAGGCGGGACTGCGGCCGGAGAACGAGCCCGCGGTGCGCGAGGGCATCGCCTGGTTGGAACGGACCCAGCGGCCCGACGGCGGCTGGTCGTCGTCGGACGCCGACGTGGGGTCCCTCGTCTTCCCGACGGCGTCGGCCGTGCGCGTGCTCGCCCTGTTCAAACGGTCGGAGATCGTCGACCAGGGCATCGCGTGGTTACGGGGGGCGCAGCGCAACGACGGCGGGTGGGGCGCCGTCGCCGAGAACGTCACCTCGTCGCCCGCCTTCACCGCCGCGGCCGTTCTCGCGCTGTCGAGCGCCGGGGTGGCCGCCGACGACGACGCGGTCAAGGAGGGATGCGCCTATCTCATCAGGACGTTCAGCTCCGAACGCCCCGATCCGTGGGAGGCGACGTCGTCCAACTCGCTGGTCGACACCGAGAACCACGCGCGAATGGTGTTCCGCCACTTCGCCACGCCCTGGGCGCTCGCCGCCCTGTGCGTGGCGGGTCACGATCTCAGCCATCCGGTCGTGCTGGCCGCCACCCGGCAGCTGCTCCGCCTGCAGAAGCAACCCGCCGGTACGTGGCCCTGTGGTCATCCGGACCCCGACCCTCCGACCGTCTGGGCCGTTCACGACGCCGTCCACGCCCTGCGGGCCGTGATCGATTCCAGCACGCGCAACCCGGCGCCGCTCATCCGTGACCGGTACGTCGCCGCCGAGCGGCGGACCATGACGGAACTGGCCGTTTCATTGCTTGGTCAGGACCTGAGCGGGGGCGAGTCATCGGGTGGCCCGCCCAGGCAGCATCGAAACTGGATCTCCACGCTGTGGCTGTCGCTGCTGACGGTGGCGGTGGCGCTCATCGGGCTGGAGCAGCTGGGAATTCTGGAGAAACTGCAGTCGAGCTCAGGGCTCAGCCAAGTCGGCGCGGCACTGGCGGCCTTCGTGGTCACCTCGGTGGGCGCCCTGGCGCCGACCATCGCCGCCGAGGAATACCGGATCAGACGAAGTCAGTCCAAAAACCGGCAATTGGAGAAGGAATGAACATTGCCCAGAAAATCCCTGTCACCGGCGATGCCAGATCCGATCTAGCC
This region of Streptosporangium sp. NBC_01495 genomic DNA includes:
- a CDS encoding LLM class flavin-dependent oxidoreductase; the protein is MRRESCMRVNLLCMFTGNSATDDAQIYRNELKLALDAEAMGFDRVMAVEHHFNDYAFCPDNAQFLSYVAARTSRIELFPSAFILPWNDPVRVAEKITMLDYLSDGRAVLGIGRGLARKEFAAFRTSMSESRDRFDEAATMVLGALDTGFIEGEGPHYPQPRVEIRPRPFKSFVGRSYMVGTSPASVDVAARLGLGAMKFAAAPWETAVDEVNRYRESFASHHGTAAPPLVTGDVMVCHRNDKRGEELVRNHARNYYVSVLSHYELLSDHFKETLGSYAHYASQAEAMRGTSEEAAFEGYLSANLWGDPSRILDQLAKRRELLGDFELGVSVNFGEIDFEVALNSMRLFADKVLPELKSWTSTSDVAVDATRAV
- a CDS encoding viperin family antiviral radical SAM protein, encoding MILDKSSVPVETVNFHLWQPCNMSCGFCFAAFRDVRRTVLPEGHLSRADAESVVVKLAEAGFRKITFAGGEPLLCPWIADLVRLASEMGLATSLVTNGSLLDDGVIDRLRGTLDWVTISIDSLKPPVLQVLGRRTAGRVIDGHGYRMLCHNVKTSGFRLKVNTVVTSVNWREDMSEFIIESRPERWKIFQVLPVQGQNSAKVGPLLVTPEQFEAFVARNLRVELHDIHVVPENNDAMTGSYAMVDPAGRFFDAVDPHGYTYSDSILQVGVAAAISQIVISREKFLARGGLYGDALFDAADPAGVR
- a CDS encoding prenyltransferase/squalene oxidase repeat-containing protein encodes the protein MSTLPARREERHTGVPEAERHTYAELMLPIKDEDGECFLVELDEHGHPVLPKVRLEKIAGTDELPGIVSREVRNQLDLEVGYLGLLTFEGIWPSLSMTVVASVQTAPPGSRFKSLNLSEVKARSMGLRHRELFETAHRWYEAERSAVELIHDVGRSFDSALNLLSHRRSTEGDRQGWEQYFRANSIGTLSTADGILAALHAGAGYELIEKPLEALRGLQTPAGGWGIRRSLVGTSDIPITECTCACLWAFHKAGLRPENEPAVREGIAWLERTQRPDGGWSSSDADVGSLVFPTASAVRVLALFKRSEIVDQGIAWLRGAQRNDGGWGAVAENVTSSPAFTAAAVLALSSAGVAADDDAVKEGCAYLIRTFSSERPDPWEATSSNSLVDTENHARMVFRHFATPWALAALCVAGHDLSHPVVLAATRQLLRLQKQPAGTWPCGHPDPDPPTVWAVHDAVHALRAVIDSSTRNPAPLIRDRYVAAERRTMTELAVSLLGQDLSGGESSGGPPRQHRNWISTLWLSLLTVAVALIGLEQLGILEKLQSSSGLSQVGAALAAFVVTSVGALAPTIAAEEYRIRRSQSKNRQLEKE